A single genomic interval of Candidatus Babeliales bacterium harbors:
- a CDS encoding ATP-binding cassette domain-containing protein, with the protein MIKFENVSVTINNKQILKNISCTINTGDFIVIVGPNGAGKSTFFDMISGKRIPTNGKILLDDTDITHLSEQHRATLISRLFQNPQLNGVASMTVAQNLALSNYKSKRVSLCNGMKKFPANLANELNKLNLGSEKILNTPMKDLSGGQRQLLAFIMATILPPRLFMLDEPTAALDPQSATNLLQFAVKFINEHSLTTLLITHDPELALAIGKKIWILENGQITKQFDTHDVIRLSAADLIGHIDYKNLMKSN; encoded by the coding sequence ATGATAAAATTTGAAAATGTTTCCGTAACAATCAATAACAAACAAATTCTCAAAAATATTTCTTGCACAATCAACACTGGTGATTTTATTGTTATTGTTGGCCCAAATGGCGCGGGAAAAAGTACTTTTTTTGATATGATTAGTGGCAAACGTATACCAACAAACGGAAAAATTTTACTTGATGATACTGATATTACTCATCTCAGCGAACAACACCGCGCAACACTCATCAGCAGATTATTTCAAAACCCTCAACTTAATGGCGTTGCATCAATGACTGTTGCTCAAAATTTGGCATTAAGTAATTATAAAAGTAAAAGAGTAAGCTTATGCAATGGCATGAAAAAATTCCCCGCAAATCTTGCCAATGAACTTAACAAACTAAATCTAGGATCAGAAAAAATATTAAACACCCCCATGAAAGATCTTTCAGGTGGTCAACGCCAACTACTTGCATTTATCATGGCAACTATTTTACCACCACGCCTTTTTATGCTCGACGAACCCACAGCTGCCCTCGATCCGCAATCAGCAACAAACTTGTTACAATTTGCTGTAAAATTTATTAATGAACACTCTCTGACAACGCTTTTAATCACTCATGATCCTGAGCTTGCACTTGCTATTGGTAAAAAAATATGGATCTTGGAAAATGGTCAAATCACCAAACAATTTGACACACACGATGTCATAAGGCTTTCTGCAGCAGATTTAATTGGGCATATTGATTATAAAAACCTAATGAAAAGTAACTAA